From a region of the Maridesulfovibrio ferrireducens genome:
- a CDS encoding metallophosphoesterase, whose amino-acid sequence MSTLQQSIFQELALRMGKEALSRRLSLQVDHSATLYGKGCGHIHLENLEGFTRLVGSILQFSFMDERGKRNSLAFKTEEQNIALPELPSEFEGFRILHLSDIHMDGFVDNGATLISLVKKLKYDLCVLTGDYRFLTHNTYEKCSIGMERLLKSIHCAHGIYAILGNHDFVEQVPSLEKAGAQVLLNESTLIEKNGAQLFIAGVDDPHFYGSHDLERALKSRPNKSTTILLSHSPELFAEAAQKGVDLYLCGHTHGGQICLPGEIPLITHAACPRRMTAGLWEYDKMIGYTSRGSGCSGVPARFNCPPEVTIHTLHRLKQKFPTGDSA is encoded by the coding sequence GACCATTCCGCAACTCTATACGGCAAAGGGTGCGGACATATTCACTTGGAAAATTTAGAAGGTTTTACCCGTCTGGTCGGCTCTATTTTACAATTCTCTTTTATGGACGAACGCGGAAAACGTAACAGCCTCGCATTTAAAACAGAAGAACAGAATATCGCATTACCCGAACTCCCCTCCGAATTTGAAGGATTCAGAATACTACACCTTTCAGACATCCACATGGACGGATTTGTTGACAATGGTGCAACACTGATCTCGCTAGTAAAAAAACTGAAATATGACCTCTGTGTACTCACCGGAGATTACCGCTTTCTTACCCACAATACATATGAAAAATGCTCCATAGGAATGGAGCGTCTTCTGAAAAGCATACACTGCGCTCACGGAATTTACGCTATACTCGGAAATCACGATTTCGTTGAGCAGGTTCCCTCTCTGGAAAAGGCGGGTGCACAGGTGCTTCTGAATGAAAGCACTCTTATTGAAAAAAATGGCGCACAACTATTTATTGCCGGAGTGGACGACCCTCATTTTTATGGATCTCATGACCTTGAACGCGCACTGAAATCACGACCGAACAAAAGCACCACGATATTACTCTCTCACTCGCCCGAATTATTCGCCGAAGCAGCGCAAAAAGGAGTGGACCTCTACCTTTGCGGGCATACCCACGGCGGCCAGATTTGCCTTCCAGGAGAAATCCCTCTCATTACACATGCTGCGTGTCCCCGCAGGATGACTGCCGGACTCTGGGAATATGACAAAATGATCGGCTACACCTCACGCGGCTCAGGTTGTTCAGGAGTTCCAGCCAGATTCAACTGCCCGCCGGAAGTGACCATACACACTTTGCACAGGCTGAAGCAGAAATTTCCGACCGGAGACAGCGCATGA
- a CDS encoding ATP-binding protein → MNSEFHITERFGSDLKNLSISAAMVKRCKKELSLPEEIAQKIDLAISEAVSNAIRHAEASKEDGIVLSLKLKGQNLIIRVEDNGPGFDFDNVTEPDLENHPSGGYGIFLIKQVMDKVEYKRVGIINKLTMTKNIAFGESEN, encoded by the coding sequence ATGAACTCAGAATTCCACATAACTGAAAGATTCGGCTCCGACCTTAAAAATCTTTCCATAAGCGCCGCAATGGTCAAGCGATGTAAAAAAGAGCTCTCCCTGCCGGAGGAAATTGCCCAGAAGATTGACCTCGCAATTTCAGAAGCCGTGTCTAATGCCATTCGTCATGCAGAAGCTTCGAAAGAGGACGGGATTGTGTTAAGCCTTAAACTTAAAGGACAGAATCTTATCATCAGGGTGGAAGACAACGGTCCCGGATTTGATTTTGATAACGTGACGGAACCGGATCTGGAAAATCACCCTTCGGGCGGATACGGAATTTTCCTTATCAAACAGGTTATGGACAAAGTTGAATACAAACGAGTCGGGATAATAAACAAACTGACTATGACCAAAAACATCGCGTTCGGCGAATCGGAGAACTAG
- a CDS encoding EamA family transporter, whose amino-acid sequence MEYLLVLVSVMMTTLGQIFQKLGAIRIKSEMAEGKGVLAAAANIHIVLGIGSLGLGAFLWLLVLSRMELSLAYPMMSIGYVLVTIASKYIFKEKVPLHRYAGIATIIFGIILISRS is encoded by the coding sequence ATGGAATATCTTCTGGTTCTAGTTTCAGTAATGATGACAACGTTAGGGCAAATATTTCAAAAACTCGGAGCAATTCGCATCAAGAGTGAAATGGCTGAAGGAAAAGGCGTACTGGCGGCGGCTGCCAACATTCATATAGTTCTGGGAATAGGCAGCCTCGGACTGGGAGCCTTTCTCTGGCTGCTTGTATTATCACGCATGGAACTTAGCCTTGCTTACCCCATGATGAGCATCGGCTATGTACTGGTCACGATCGCCTCAAAATATATTTTCAAAGAAAAAGTACCACTGCATCGCTACGCAGGAATAGCAACTATCATCTTCGGTATTATCCTTATTTCAAGAAGCTGA
- a CDS encoding dolichyl-phosphate beta-glucosyltransferase, with translation MNTYEEDIYLSVVIPAYNEQERIADTLYTVKEFLSKQPYKSEIIVVDDGSRDWTTEVVKTVDIYNNEMKDQNVSAIMENVKNVGKGFSVARGMLRTCGKYILFSDADLSTPIEEVIKLLPVLEQGCDVVIGSRGMKDSEVEKKPFYRELMSLLFNSVVGLFAIRGIKDTQCGFKAFRSEAGKEIANRQKLYGFSFDVEQLFIARKLGYCIKEVPVKWSHAEGSTVDPIRDSIRMFIDVMRIRFLHRGKF, from the coding sequence ATGAATACGTACGAAGAAGATATTTATCTTTCGGTGGTTATCCCCGCTTATAATGAGCAGGAGCGCATTGCAGACACTCTTTATACTGTAAAAGAATTTCTATCCAAGCAGCCCTACAAAAGTGAAATCATTGTTGTGGATGACGGAAGCAGAGACTGGACCACAGAAGTCGTGAAAACCGTGGATATATACAACAATGAAATGAAGGACCAAAATGTCAGCGCCATAATGGAAAATGTTAAAAACGTGGGAAAAGGATTTTCTGTCGCAAGAGGTATGCTTAGAACTTGCGGAAAATACATTTTATTCTCAGATGCAGACCTTTCAACCCCCATTGAAGAAGTAATCAAGCTACTGCCGGTTCTGGAACAAGGTTGCGATGTGGTAATCGGTTCACGCGGAATGAAAGATTCCGAAGTGGAAAAAAAGCCTTTCTACCGGGAACTGATGAGCCTTCTTTTCAACTCGGTTGTCGGTCTTTTTGCCATTCGGGGCATCAAAGATACTCAATGTGGATTTAAAGCTTTCCGCAGCGAAGCGGGCAAAGAAATTGCGAATAGACAAAAACTCTACGGTTTCAGTTTTGATGTAGAACAATTGTTTATTGCCCGTAAATTAGGATATTGCATTAAGGAGGTTCCGGTAAAATGGAGCCATGCTGAAGGGTCCACTGTCGATCCGATAAGAGACTCCATCAGAATGTTTATAGACGTTATGCGCATACGATTTCTGCATCGCGGAAAGTTTTAA
- a CDS encoding STAS domain-containing protein codes for MMKLDIKNQQDICIITPGTTRLDASTAVDFKTALLNLIKENNIRILLNLEQIEFIDSSGLGAIISALRQVGVKGDIKLCNVNKQIMELLRLTRLDKILDSFENEKTALEGF; via the coding sequence ATGATGAAACTTGATATTAAAAATCAACAAGATATCTGTATTATAACACCGGGAACTACGCGTCTTGACGCAAGCACGGCTGTTGATTTCAAAACAGCTCTTCTAAATCTTATTAAAGAAAACAATATTCGCATCCTGCTCAATCTGGAACAAATCGAATTCATCGACAGTTCAGGACTTGGGGCCATCATTTCTGCTCTCCGGCAAGTCGGAGTAAAAGGAGACATTAAACTCTGCAACGTAAACAAGCAGATTATGGAACTACTTAGACTCACAAGGCTCGATAAAATTTTAGATTCATTCGAGAACGAAAAAACCGCCCTTGAAGGTTTTTAG
- a CDS encoding glycosyltransferase family 2 protein, which yields MKEFYFSKFEHRTPYKPVPFSGGRQFLYQYLATINIAMGVWYFHWRWFYSLNTEALWFSIPLALAETLAFLSTFLFIINLWAYRDETPKTPPKTVSDILAEKDRPPVDRPITVDVFLPTYTEDPELVRYSIHDSKAVTYPYPADIRIHILDDGKREEMRNVAEEEQVGYITRDDNRGFKAGNLRNAMEQTSGDIIVILDADTRPFPKFLERTLGYFKDPDVAWVQTPQWFYDLPEGITLEKWLGKKLGRTGSFIGRMIENIIGTVNIGRDIFGSDPRMFYDCILRKRMNFNASFCCGAGSLHRREAVQRAALIRYAEEIERHADHASKDTDDPELAEAMRFGAIRGFMTETEVTPYKYHVSEDIYTSMLLHADRSRRWKSIHHPEILSKMLSPQDLGSYLTQNFKYSSGTLDLLRRDNPVSLPGLSSGQRLMYFASTFSYFAAFWMIIFLITPPIFYFTNIVPVKGFDLDFFIHILSFQIICQLTFMFGTWGVNTLRNVQYYVAFFPLNIRAIWTVLKGSTIKFNVTPKTGESKVRLDLVRPQIFVIALNLAGIFWYLGRIFLGYEYDLLGFIIATFWSLLNMSSLLVIIRAAAWSPDSNK from the coding sequence ATGAAGGAATTCTACTTCTCAAAATTTGAACACAGAACACCCTATAAACCCGTTCCTTTTTCGGGCGGCAGACAATTTCTGTATCAATATCTGGCTACCATAAATATTGCTATGGGAGTCTGGTACTTTCACTGGCGCTGGTTTTATTCGCTCAACACCGAAGCTCTCTGGTTTTCTATTCCTCTTGCGCTGGCAGAAACTCTCGCTTTTTTAAGCACCTTTCTTTTCATCATCAACCTATGGGCTTATCGCGACGAAACACCGAAAACCCCACCGAAAACGGTCAGTGATATTCTCGCTGAAAAAGACCGTCCACCTGTCGACAGGCCGATTACAGTAGATGTCTTTCTACCGACCTATACAGAAGATCCTGAGCTGGTTCGCTATAGTATACATGACTCCAAAGCCGTTACTTATCCATATCCGGCAGATATTCGCATTCATATTCTGGATGACGGTAAAAGAGAAGAAATGAGGAATGTAGCAGAGGAAGAACAGGTCGGTTACATCACCCGCGATGATAACCGGGGATTCAAGGCTGGAAATTTACGAAATGCCATGGAGCAAACTTCAGGTGACATCATAGTTATCCTAGACGCGGACACCCGCCCTTTCCCAAAATTTCTGGAACGCACACTGGGGTATTTCAAAGACCCGGATGTCGCATGGGTTCAGACTCCGCAATGGTTCTATGATCTTCCTGAAGGGATCACACTTGAAAAATGGCTCGGCAAAAAGCTTGGGAGGACAGGTTCCTTTATCGGTAGAATGATCGAAAATATTATCGGGACCGTAAATATCGGCCGCGATATATTCGGAAGTGATCCCCGCATGTTTTATGACTGCATTCTTAGAAAACGCATGAACTTTAATGCGTCTTTCTGCTGCGGAGCAGGGTCACTACATAGACGTGAAGCAGTACAACGGGCGGCACTTATCCGTTATGCCGAAGAAATAGAGCGCCATGCTGATCACGCCAGCAAGGATACAGATGATCCAGAACTCGCCGAAGCCATGCGCTTTGGCGCCATCAGAGGATTCATGACGGAGACTGAAGTAACTCCGTATAAGTACCATGTATCTGAAGACATTTACACCTCGATGCTCCTCCATGCTGACCGTTCCAGACGGTGGAAATCAATCCACCACCCTGAGATACTTTCAAAAATGTTGTCTCCTCAAGACTTAGGATCATACCTGACACAGAATTTTAAATATTCCAGCGGAACTCTCGATCTTCTGCGAAGAGACAATCCGGTTTCGCTTCCCGGACTTTCTTCCGGGCAAAGGCTTATGTATTTCGCCTCAACCTTTTCATATTTCGCAGCCTTCTGGATGATCATTTTTCTGATCACTCCACCAATTTTCTATTTCACCAACATTGTTCCGGTGAAAGGTTTTGATCTGGACTTTTTTATTCACATTCTTTCTTTCCAGATTATCTGTCAGCTAACTTTCATGTTTGGAACATGGGGAGTGAATACTCTCAGAAACGTTCAATACTACGTAGCCTTTTTCCCGCTGAATATAAGAGCAATATGGACGGTTCTCAAGGGCAGTACCATCAAATTCAATGTTACGCCCAAGACAGGTGAAAGCAAAGTCAGACTGGATCTTGTTCGACCTCAAATCTTTGTAATAGCATTAAACTTAGCAGGAATATTCTGGTACCTAGGACGAATATTCCTCGGGTATGAATATGACCTGCTGGGATTCATTATTGCAACCTTCTGGTCACTTTTAAACATGTCCTCACTCTTGGTGATAATACGCGCGGCAGCTTGGAGCCCAGACAGCAATAAATAG
- a CDS encoding DUF3131 domain-containing protein: MRFKEALLEMRSQIAVILGLITTGIIIFLLTDLSHMQPERFVTETDSSGKAVPTVSFTADIPFAKHRELTADELKMARTAWNYFENNWNSETGLPDSVTGFHFTTLWDTSSYLLGLISAHKLEIISDENFHSRMAKALDSLATIPLYNGELPNKAYDTKTLSMTDYQNQPSETGTGWSAIDIGRLFVPFNVIIYEYNQYTPKVRDIISRWNFSRMFINGQLYGVTYKNGIEQLNQEGRLGYEEYVSKSFALLGFDISEAYSYLDYTGFVEIEDVEVPVDTRSSSRFGAHTYALSEPYILDGLEFGWDYFSNEFSYRIYLAQQNRWENTGIITAVTETALNEDPFFVYNTVFGEGKKWACLTSEGLESSAWRTLSTKAIFGWNSLYDTEYTEMLLDKAMQLTTEKNGFYAGTYESDGRTNSVTTCNTNGIILEALCYRKFGPFLRIQGRGNKD; encoded by the coding sequence ATGCGTTTCAAGGAAGCTCTGCTGGAAATGCGAAGTCAAATAGCCGTAATACTGGGACTGATCACCACAGGAATAATCATATTTCTCCTGACGGACCTCAGCCACATGCAACCGGAACGATTTGTCACGGAAACAGATTCTTCTGGAAAAGCTGTTCCAACTGTCTCGTTCACTGCGGATATACCTTTTGCCAAGCACCGTGAACTAACTGCTGATGAACTTAAAATGGCCCGAACTGCGTGGAACTATTTTGAGAACAACTGGAATTCTGAAACAGGCTTGCCAGATTCAGTTACCGGATTCCATTTCACGACACTATGGGACACATCCTCATACCTGCTTGGTCTTATTTCAGCACATAAACTTGAAATTATCAGTGATGAAAATTTTCATAGCCGTATGGCAAAGGCTCTGGATTCATTAGCCACAATACCTCTGTATAATGGAGAACTGCCTAACAAAGCTTATGACACAAAAACCCTTTCCATGACTGACTATCAGAACCAGCCCTCCGAAACTGGCACAGGCTGGAGTGCTATAGACATAGGAAGGTTATTCGTTCCTTTCAACGTGATTATATACGAATACAACCAATACACGCCGAAAGTTAGAGACATAATTTCTCGTTGGAATTTCAGCCGCATGTTTATAAACGGACAACTTTACGGAGTCACATACAAAAACGGTATAGAGCAACTCAATCAGGAAGGACGGTTAGGGTATGAAGAATATGTATCCAAATCATTCGCCTTGCTGGGCTTCGATATAAGCGAAGCTTACAGCTACTTAGATTATACCGGATTTGTAGAAATTGAAGACGTTGAAGTTCCTGTGGATACCCGCAGCTCCTCACGCTTCGGGGCACACACTTATGCTCTGAGTGAACCTTACATTCTGGACGGTCTGGAATTCGGATGGGACTATTTCTCAAATGAGTTTTCTTACCGCATTTACCTTGCTCAGCAAAACCGCTGGGAGAATACAGGAATCATAACCGCTGTTACCGAAACGGCCCTGAATGAAGACCCTTTCTTTGTCTACAACACAGTATTCGGAGAAGGTAAAAAGTGGGCTTGTCTAACTTCTGAGGGGCTTGAATCCTCGGCATGGCGGACACTCAGTACCAAGGCTATTTTCGGATGGAACAGTCTTTATGATACAGAATACACGGAAATGCTCCTTGATAAGGCTATGCAACTAACCACAGAAAAAAACGGATTCTATGCCGGAACATATGAAAGCGATGGACGGACAAATTCCGTCACAACCTGTAACACCAACGGAATCATTCTCGAAGCCCTGTGCTATAGGAAATTCGGACCTTTCCTCCGAATTCAAGGCCGGGGGAACAAGGATTAA
- a CDS encoding DUF3131 domain-containing protein, which yields MKQKTGLIKFFPTAALIAGLLILCGCKLHSHSVSDDIFTFKRISAEPFPRHTATTSNFWEQESPPVLSEKDLHNAKQAWAYFDRTVFPETGLPQGAVGSDTLTIHNIAGYLAALTCAKRLEIIDSITFHSRMTKLVTWLNSMELNSFGTPNTFYSARTGQMIRGDGQQGEEGHSAIDIGRMLIWLRIVRNEFPTHSAAIDRAVLRWNFRKLLDAEGLLYGAYKDNSGKLKSYRQGSLGLLQYAAKGFALWGFDVKASLRIDHYSMVTINKFLLPFDNRPIKEAGLSRPQGEPFQIGPVITGMSSLGGMELGWATPLYETKIDSWPEDSASRQLTSAAFEVQRSRYTVEGKLTARTEHNLDRPPYYVIDSVFALGEPFATIDKSGTRQAEQSCVSTGATFLLWAMFNDPYTDLLMNAVSDMYDSYGGWYAGYYEDGGIANKSISLNDNAAILEALTFVHSGILYRDSVMPGYWEITLENKSFEPKGLPPSRFQNDFQPLLPMTKAEPMP from the coding sequence ATGAAACAGAAAACAGGTCTTATCAAATTCTTCCCAACCGCTGCACTCATTGCAGGATTGCTTATCCTGTGCGGGTGTAAGCTGCACTCACATTCAGTAAGTGATGATATTTTCACGTTCAAAAGAATTTCCGCTGAACCTTTTCCCAGACATACAGCCACTACGAGTAATTTTTGGGAACAGGAATCACCACCTGTCTTATCCGAAAAGGATTTACACAATGCAAAACAGGCATGGGCTTATTTTGACCGCACGGTGTTTCCCGAAACAGGTCTGCCGCAAGGAGCTGTCGGCAGTGACACTCTAACCATACATAACATCGCAGGATACCTCGCGGCACTTACATGTGCTAAAAGATTAGAAATAATAGACAGCATTACTTTCCATTCACGTATGACAAAGTTGGTTACGTGGCTTAATTCCATGGAACTGAACTCATTTGGAACACCCAACACTTTTTACAGTGCGCGAACCGGACAAATGATCCGAGGCGACGGACAACAGGGAGAGGAAGGTCATTCTGCCATAGACATAGGTAGAATGCTTATCTGGCTGCGCATTGTACGCAACGAATTCCCCACCCACTCTGCGGCTATAGACAGAGCGGTTTTAAGGTGGAATTTCCGAAAATTGCTTGATGCCGAGGGACTCCTTTACGGTGCATATAAAGATAATTCAGGGAAACTTAAGTCCTATCGACAAGGCAGCCTCGGCCTGCTGCAATACGCAGCTAAAGGATTCGCACTCTGGGGATTTGATGTAAAAGCATCCCTGCGCATTGACCATTATTCAATGGTGACAATAAATAAATTTCTACTTCCATTCGACAACCGTCCTATCAAAGAAGCCGGACTTTCACGTCCGCAAGGTGAACCTTTTCAGATCGGTCCGGTTATCACAGGCATGAGTTCACTGGGAGGAATGGAACTGGGCTGGGCAACCCCCCTCTACGAAACAAAAATAGACAGCTGGCCGGAAGATTCTGCGTCCAGACAACTGACCTCTGCCGCTTTTGAGGTTCAACGATCCCGCTACACAGTTGAAGGAAAACTGACAGCACGAACAGAGCACAATCTCGACCGCCCTCCTTACTATGTAATAGACTCAGTTTTTGCCCTTGGTGAACCTTTCGCGACTATAGATAAATCCGGAACCAGACAAGCTGAACAATCATGCGTTTCCACCGGAGCCACATTTCTTCTCTGGGCCATGTTCAATGATCCTTACACCGATCTGCTAATGAACGCGGTTTCAGATATGTATGACAGTTACGGAGGATGGTACGCCGGTTACTACGAAGACGGAGGAATCGCGAACAAGTCCATTTCATTAAATGACAATGCCGCCATTCTGGAAGCTCTGACTTTTGTCCATTCCGGAATCCTTTATAGAGACTCAGTCATGCCGGGATATTGGGAAATTACGCTTGAAAATAAATCTTTTGAACCAAAAGGATTACCTCCGTCCAGATTTCAAAATGATTTTCAACCACTGCTGCCTATGACAAAAGCGGAACCGATGCCATGA
- a CDS encoding DUF3131 domain-containing protein — translation MRIIFKKYISILVLLALVTSGFAISFPETTEAGFSPATRQIPRQGPLTPQEQKWAETAWDYFKNNVNQQTGLAGAQPNYSPFTMWDLSAHIAAVVAAKELGIIDSKEFDSRIRKIVAWLNIMELFRGDLPNQFYSADNGAMVDWSNQPGALGWSALDLGRLLTWLKILKERYPEYAEQIDKSVMRWNWSKLMDRQGIMFGASYYQRDENNLIHYAEGRLGYEEYAARGFGLWGADTTTASKIDPYSTITIFGVAVPFDARDPENEHAPNFVVTENYVLDGIEHNWDLPGDHNDNVNRHSDPMQAKFAWDVYKAQESRFLNTGILTAKTEDAVDQAPYFIYDTILGHGIPWATLSHEGTAMPELSSLNTKAALGLWVLFKSDYTDLLAEVASTMYEPGKGFYVGRYEKTGKLNQAITLNGNGVILEILLYKTQGKLLKYSDSKSYWDKFFESNSLPSKALPPWKYQPYITIHKYDP, via the coding sequence ATGAGAATAATATTTAAAAAATACATTTCAATTCTTGTGCTGCTTGCTCTCGTAACTTCTGGATTTGCAATATCATTTCCAGAAACCACGGAAGCGGGATTCTCCCCTGCAACCAGACAGATTCCAAGACAAGGCCCACTCACGCCGCAAGAACAAAAGTGGGCGGAAACCGCATGGGATTACTTCAAAAACAACGTTAACCAGCAGACCGGACTTGCTGGGGCACAGCCCAATTATTCGCCGTTCACCATGTGGGATCTTTCAGCACATATAGCCGCGGTTGTTGCGGCCAAAGAGCTTGGAATTATTGATAGCAAAGAGTTTGATTCGCGCATTAGAAAAATTGTTGCATGGCTGAACATCATGGAACTTTTCAGAGGCGACCTGCCTAATCAATTTTACAGTGCGGACAACGGAGCAATGGTGGACTGGTCCAATCAGCCCGGCGCGCTTGGCTGGTCTGCACTCGACCTTGGCAGACTTCTGACTTGGCTGAAAATATTAAAAGAACGCTACCCGGAATATGCAGAACAGATTGATAAATCCGTCATGCGCTGGAACTGGTCCAAGCTTATGGATCGGCAAGGTATTATGTTCGGCGCGAGTTATTACCAACGCGACGAAAATAACCTGATCCACTACGCTGAAGGAAGGCTCGGATACGAAGAATATGCGGCTAGAGGGTTCGGACTATGGGGAGCAGACACAACGACTGCTTCCAAAATTGATCCTTACTCTACCATTACAATTTTTGGAGTTGCCGTTCCTTTTGATGCGCGCGATCCTGAGAATGAACATGCACCGAACTTCGTAGTTACCGAAAATTACGTTCTCGACGGAATAGAACACAACTGGGATCTACCCGGTGACCACAATGACAATGTGAACCGCCACAGTGACCCGATGCAGGCCAAATTTGCATGGGATGTTTACAAAGCTCAAGAATCACGCTTTTTGAATACCGGAATACTTACCGCAAAAACCGAAGACGCTGTGGACCAAGCACCCTACTTTATCTACGACACCATCCTCGGACACGGAATCCCCTGGGCAACATTAAGCCACGAGGGAACAGCTATGCCGGAACTGTCCAGCCTGAACACCAAAGCGGCGCTAGGGCTCTGGGTTCTGTTCAAATCCGATTACACTGACCTTCTGGCGGAGGTAGCTTCCACCATGTACGAACCGGGCAAAGGTTTCTATGTGGGCCGTTACGAAAAAACCGGGAAGCTGAACCAAGCCATAACTCTGAACGGTAACGGAGTTATTTTAGAAATTCTGCTCTACAAAACTCAGGGTAAACTGCTGAAATACAGTGACAGCAAAAGCTACTGGGATAAATTCTTTGAAAGCAATTCTCTGCCTTCTAAGGCGCTACCTCCTTGGAAATATCAACCGTACATAACCATACACAAATATGACCCCTGA
- a CDS encoding DUF3131 domain-containing protein: MIRRKAAIFLITLFLLPMVAGCGAIYETVKCGFSSPYDENEIVLTQCNILSDRGQLFAEVAWTYFEKNYNSGTGLVNAAENYPYTSVGEIAAYLSALMAAHHMNILDERSFCQRVGKLIEWLNAMELYAGQLPNLIYNTNTGRMVGFDMKPGSAGFSAMDIGRLLTWLKVLKSNYPLFAEGVDRAVLRWNFCLAISSDDTLRSGRTVNGKTEFIYEGRLGWEAYAARGYELWGLNIRSSVPSPLRYIEIYGYKIPYDPRDSISTGVPVYLTSTPFLLEGMEFGFSDTGIPESHPSGDDALERSKMAQNVYNIQEERYRREGIMTARSENGVDKPPYAIIGTITAEGKLWPTISRSGEIHYDLAVFSTRAIFGMWSLWDTDYTRFIMAAAACCFFEEGRGWLEGRYEKNWRINRVIVLETNAMVLESLLHRLTGPLVKVAKEPSFIDFYIRKELPMSDYPRCLPGREREDL, from the coding sequence ATGATTCGTCGCAAGGCCGCAATTTTTCTAATTACACTATTCCTGCTTCCCATGGTTGCAGGGTGCGGTGCTATTTATGAAACTGTAAAATGCGGATTTTCTTCACCATATGATGAAAATGAAATTGTTCTTACACAGTGCAATATATTGTCCGACAGAGGACAGCTTTTCGCGGAAGTGGCGTGGACATATTTTGAAAAAAATTACAACTCAGGCACCGGACTGGTGAACGCGGCTGAAAACTATCCTTACACTTCCGTGGGAGAAATTGCGGCCTATCTTTCCGCACTAATGGCCGCGCACCATATGAATATTCTGGATGAAAGATCATTCTGCCAACGGGTCGGTAAACTCATTGAATGGCTTAATGCGATGGAACTTTATGCGGGGCAGTTACCCAACCTGATTTACAACACGAACACAGGGCGCATGGTCGGATTTGACATGAAACCCGGATCTGCCGGATTTTCAGCAATGGATATAGGAAGACTGCTGACTTGGCTTAAAGTTTTAAAATCAAATTATCCGCTTTTTGCAGAAGGCGTAGACCGCGCGGTGCTGCGTTGGAATTTCTGCCTTGCCATATCAAGTGATGACACGCTTCGAAGCGGACGAACTGTAAACGGAAAAACAGAATTTATATATGAAGGAAGGCTTGGCTGGGAAGCTTACGCCGCCAGAGGGTACGAACTGTGGGGGCTGAACATCCGTTCCTCCGTTCCCTCTCCCCTGCGCTACATAGAAATATACGGTTATAAAATCCCCTATGACCCACGGGATTCGATATCCACGGGAGTCCCCGTTTATCTAACATCCACACCTTTTTTACTTGAAGGTATGGAGTTCGGTTTTTCGGATACGGGTATACCAGAAAGTCACCCCTCCGGGGATGATGCGCTTGAGCGGTCAAAAATGGCCCAAAACGTTTATAATATTCAAGAAGAACGTTATCGCCGCGAAGGCATCATGACAGCCAGAAGTGAAAACGGTGTAGACAAACCTCCCTACGCAATAATCGGGACAATTACAGCAGAAGGAAAGCTCTGGCCTACAATTTCACGATCGGGAGAAATACATTATGATCTGGCTGTTTTTTCAACCCGCGCGATTTTCGGAATGTGGTCATTGTGGGATACCGATTATACCCGCTTCATAATGGCGGCCGCGGCCTGTTGTTTCTTTGAAGAAGGACGCGGATGGCTTGAAGGACGATATGAAAAAAATTGGAGAATAAATCGGGTCATTGTACTTGAAACAAATGCCATGGTGCTGGAATCTTTGCTCCACAGACTTACAGGCCCACTCGTTAAAGTCGCTAAGGAACCAAGTTTCATAGATTTCTATATCCGCAAGGAATTACCTATGAGTGATTATCCACGCTGTCTTCCGGGCAGAGAAAGGGAGGATTTATAA